From the genome of Candidatus Electrothrix communis, one region includes:
- a CDS encoding transposase, whose protein sequence is MQYRRVYVPGGTYFFTVNLAERSRTLLVNHIDDLRNAVQEVLTSHPFCIDAMVVLPDHLHAIWTLPEGDANYPMRWSLIKAGFSRCIPANEQRSKSRIAKGERGIWQRRYWEHLIRDEQDYTNHANYTHYNPVKHGHVARVADWPYSTFHRAVKKGQYPPDWSEEPIFRRLG, encoded by the coding sequence ATGCAATATCGACGGGTGTATGTGCCGGGCGGGACATATTTCTTCACGGTCAATCTGGCGGAACGGAGCCGGACCCTGCTCGTTAATCACATTGACGATTTACGGAATGCTGTGCAAGAGGTGCTGACATCACATCCCTTCTGCATTGATGCGATGGTGGTGCTGCCCGATCATCTGCATGCAATCTGGACGTTGCCGGAGGGCGATGCAAATTATCCCATGCGTTGGTCCCTGATTAAGGCCGGATTTTCACGCTGCATCCCTGCCAATGAACAACGGAGCAAAAGTCGAATAGCCAAGGGCGAACGGGGCATCTGGCAACGGAGGTATTGGGAGCACCTGATCCGGGACGAGCAAGATTACACAAACCATGCAAACTACACCCATTACAACCCGGTCAAACACGGTCACGTTGCCCGCGTTGCGGATTGGCCGTATTCAACATTCCACCGGGCCGTCAAAAAGGGTCAATATCCACCTGATTGGTCCGAAGAACCGATATTTCGTAGGTTGGGGTGA